The Vitis vinifera cultivar Pinot Noir 40024 chromosome 8, ASM3070453v1 genome segment ATAAAGACGGCCTAGGATAGTAGGAGAGAGGAGGGGAATGTTTCTTAAAAGTTAAGATTATTCAATATTCAATTATTCAACAACTGGGATTTATGATATCATATCATATGCTTAGTGGTGGGGGAGGGGAGGGGCGAGGGGCGAGGGGGGTTTCATGGCGTTATATTAAATCTGCGCTGCtctattctctctttctctcgtGTATGAACGCTTGTATATTTATATAGATTCACGTGCGTTTGTCAACCTGGATTTGTCGGTCAATCTTTACTCGCACAAGGCAAGCAAAATAAAGGGTCTTTGCTTGGGCTTCACTGCGTTTATATATTGCAAGATTGCAAAAGTGGTCTTTTTTAAGCCTCTCTTCTTCAACGTCTATCCAAAACATTCCATCACTTTCTTTCCCTAGTTCTGGTGGAACCGTGGAAGCCATATCTATATGGAGCTAGCTCTGAGCTTAGGTGATGCCTCCAAGCCCTTTACATTTCTTGACAAGACCCAGAAGATGGTCAACAAAGATGCAGGGTTCTGCATGGGTTTAGGGACTGGAATTATTGGGAAGGGACAGGGCCATGGAGGTGAAGAAGATGAGAGGAAGGTTTCATCAGATCCGCCCGTTCAGCTTGATCTTCTACCGTTTTCCCCTGTTCCTCGCCATCATCCTTCTTCGCAGCTTCGCTTCCCGTGGCTCGCTGATAACCGTGAGTCTGCGATACCCAAATCTCCAAACCTGAGTTTCTcgatctttgttttttttcgtTATTCTTATCGCTTTTCAGCGCTTCTGGCTTTCTGACAAGTGGGTTTTGATGGTTGCACCTGATTCACAGTGATGTCTGAACCCGGTTCATCAGATGGATCCGGGAGAGCCCTGGACGTGAACCGGTTTCCGGTGGCTGTCGCGGCGGCCGAGGATGCGGACGACGGAGGAGCGCTGTCGTCTCCGAACAGCACAGTCTCATCTTTTCAGATGGATTTTTCGATATACAGAAGCGGAAATGGAGGAAGGAGCAAGAGAGATTTGGAGGCAACCGTGAATGAAGTTGAGACATCGAGAGCGAGCGACGATGATGAGAATGGTTCAACTCGGAAGAAACTCAGACTCTCTAAAGAACAATCTGCCTTCCTTGAAGAAAGCTTCAAAGAACACAACACCCTCAATCCTGTAAGTCAAATCTTAGagtctgaaaaaaaaaaaaaaaaaccattttttttaacagaaaatattttcaatcaaatgAGTGAATACGATcttcatttttacttattattaatttgtttttgcaGAAGCAAAAGCTGGCTCTAGCCAAACAACTGAATCTCCGGCCACGCCAAGTAGAAGTGTGGTTCCAGAACAGAAGAGCAAGGTATGATGATTATTTTCTTCCATAAGATTCGGTAGAGAAATAATGTTTGCAGTTGCACCTTGGCTCAGGGCTCTCGTCCTCAGTTATGGGAATTGATTCTGATGAAATGATACATTAAATTTGTAGGACAAAGCTGAAGCAGACGGAGGTGGATTGTGAGTATTTAAAGAGATGCTGTGAGACACTGACAGAAGAGAACAGAAGGTTACAGAAGGAGTTGCAAGAATTAAGAGCTTTGAAAACTTCTCAACCCTTCTACATGCAGCTTCCTGCCACCACTCTCACCATGTGCCCTTCCTGCGAGCGCGTGGCCACCACCTCCACCTCTT includes the following:
- the LOC100265773 gene encoding homeobox-leucine zipper protein HOX11, producing MELALSLGDASKPFTFLDKTQKMVNKDAGFCMGLGTGIIGKGQGHGGEEDERKVSSDPPVQLDLLPFSPVPRHHPSSQLRFPWLADNLMSEPGSSDGSGRALDVNRFPVAVAAAEDADDGGALSSPNSTVSSFQMDFSIYRSGNGGRSKRDLEATVNEVETSRASDDDENGSTRKKLRLSKEQSAFLEESFKEHNTLNPKQKLALAKQLNLRPRQVEVWFQNRRARTKLKQTEVDCEYLKRCCETLTEENRRLQKELQELRALKTSQPFYMQLPATTLTMCPSCERVATTSTSSSAAAAAPTSTSATLARTRLFPFSQAHVHQAPAHQAAS